DNA sequence from the Asticcacaulis sp. AND118 genome:
ATTGTCGTGGCCGAGCTGGTTCAGCCTGGTCAGCAGGGCGGCGGGCGACAGGGCTTCACCATTGATGGCGACCGGATCGCCCTTTTCGAAGTCGATGGTGAAGACGGTCGGCTGATCCGGCGCGGCTTCGGGGGCGATGGTGCGCTGATAAACGAATTCCGGGGCTTCGACCGCCGGGTCTTCCAGCACCTTGCCCTCGGACGAGGAGTGCAGCAGGTTGGCGTCGACCGAGAAGGGCGCATCCCCGCGCTTGTCCTTGGCGATGGGGATCTGGTGTTGTTCGGCGAAGGCCAGCAGGGATTCACGCGACGCGAAGTCCCACTCGCGCCACGGGGCGATGACGCGGATGTCGGGCTCAAGGCCGTAATAGCCGAGTTCGAAGCGGACCTGATCGTTGCCCTTGCCCGTTGCGCCGTGGCAGACGGCGTCGGCACCGACCTTGCGGGCGATTTCGATCTGTGTCTTGGCGATCAGCGGACGGGCGATCGAGGTGCCAAGCAGGTACTGGCCCTCATAGACGGTGTTGGCGCGGAACATCGGGAAGACGAAATCGCGCACGAACTCTTCGCGCAGATCTTCGATGTAGATGTTTTCCGGCTTGATGCCGAGCAGTTCGGCCTTCTTGCGCGCCGGCTCCAGTTCCTCGCCCTGACCGAGATCGGCGGTGAAGGTCACCACCTCGGCATTATATTCGGTCTGAAGCCACTTCAGGATGATCGAGGTGTCGAGGCCGCCCGAATAGGCAAGGACGACTTTCTTGACGGGCTTTTCAGCAGGGGAGGATGCTTCAGAAGACATGGGGGCAAACCACTCCGGTTGGGGGCAAAAACAGTTGCTCGCGCCTTTAAGACCTGGGGGGGGCGGATGCAAGGATTAATGCCCTCCACATCTGAATTTACCGATCAGGACCATGCGGCGCAGGGCAGCACCTTCTGAAACCCGAACAGAGGCGTGGGCGTTTTCATGAGGAATGCGTCTTTGACCGAGGTCCGCACGAGTTGCTCAGTCGCGTAAGATGATAACACAACATCGGCGTCCGTAACCCCCAACAAGGGTATCACGGTGGCTACAACTGAGATTTCTCCCTGCGCAATCAGTTGGATCAACCGCATGATTGCATCAACGTTCACAAGCGACGGTTCAAAACCACCCGCGCACACAGGAGAGTTGGAGACAAACCCTAAGCGCCGAGCAATACGACTGCGACTTTCAACAGCCACGCCGATCGCGCCTTCATCTGTGGCATAGAGGTTTACGTAGGCCTGATCGTCGGATTCAGGCTCGAAAAGCGCCTCATAAACAATAGTGTACTCGTAATCTTCACCGGTAGGCTCCCATTCCTCCCGGAAGGTAACTTGGCGAAAATCTTGCCCGGCAAACCATGCATTCAAATTATCAGACAGATATTTCGGCACGGCAAGCATTGGCAACTACACTGAAACCTGCGTCCCAAGCTCGACCACACGCCCCGGCGGGATATGGAAGAACTCGGTCGGATTGGTCGCGTTGCGCATCAGGAAGATGAACAGACGGTCCTGCCACAGCGGCATACCCGACGTGGCCGAAGCCACCACGCTGCGGCGACCGAGGAAGAAGCTGGTGGCCATGATGTCGAACTTCAGGCCCTGCTTGCGGCAGATACCCAGCGCCTTGGGCAGGTTCGGGCTTTCCATGAAGCCATAATGCACCGTTACGCGCTTGAAGTCCTCATCGAGCTTTTCGATGGTGATGCGCTCGGATTCGTGGACGCGCGGGATGTTCCGCGTATCGACCGTCAGAATGATGTTCTTCTCGTGCAGGATCTTGTTGTGCTTGAGGTTGTGCATCAGGGCCACCGGTGCGATTTCGGCGTCCGAGGTCAGGAAGATGGCGGTGCCCGGCACGCGGTGCGGCGGGCGGGCCTTGAGCATTTCGATCAGGTCGGTGAGCAGCACGCTGTCGCGGCGGGATTTCTCGAACAGAATGCCCGAACCGCGCACCCAGGTGGCCATCACGGTGAACAGGCAGGCCCCGATCAGCACGGGCAGCCAGCCGCCCGACAGGAAGCGCAGCATGTTGGCGCTCAGGAAGGCGAAGTCGAGGATGATGAAGGGGATGATGAAGGCCAGCACACGCGGCCAGCCCCATTTCCACATTTGGCGCATGACGATGGCGGCCATCAGGGTCGTGACGACCATGGTGCCGGTCACAGCAAGGCCATAAGCGTGGGCCAGAGCCGAAGAGGTCTGGAAGGTGACCATGACCACAATGACGCCGATCAGCAGCATCGAATTGAGCTGCGGCACGAAGATCTGACCTTCCTGCGTTTCCGAGGTGCGCTTGACGTTCAGGCGCGGCAGGAGGCCGAGCTGGATCGCCTGCTGCGTCAGGGAGAAGGCACCGGTGATCACGGCCTGCGAAGCCACGACGGTGGCCAGACCCGCCAGCAGGACCAGCGGCAGACGCAGACCCAGCGGCGCCATCTCGAAGAACCAGTTCATCTCCTCGAACGGCTTGCCGGCAGCCTGCGCCGTTTCGAGAACCGTCAGGGCCAGCGCCCCCTGCCCCAGATAGTTCAGGGTCAGACACGGCAGGACGAAGAACAGCCACGCCGCCTGAATGGGCCAGCGGCCGAAATGCCCCATGTCGGCGGTAAGGGCCTCAGCCCCCGTCACGGTCAGGAACACCGCGCCCAGCACGATAAAGCCGGCCAGACCGTGTTCGGCCAGAAACTGAACCGCGTACCCCGGATTGATAGCCATCAGGATTTGCGGATTGGCGACGAACTGACTGACGCCTAACAAGGCCATGGTGGCGAACCACACCGCGCAGACCGGGCCGAACAGCAGGCCGACCTTGGCCGTGCCGTGGCTTTGGAAGGCGAACAGGCCGATCAGCATGACCCCGGCAATTATCAGGACCAGTTCGGTCGAAATGCTGTTTTCGAGCGCCGGAATGGTGCGCAAACCCTCAACCGCAGAAAGCACCGACATGGCCGGGGTGATGACCGCGTCGCCGTAGAACAGCGCCGCACCGATAATGCCGAGCGTGAAGACGATGGCCGTGCGCTTGCCGATGGCTTGCTGCGCCAGCGCCATCAGCGACAGGACGCCGCCTTCGCCCTTGTTGTCGGCGCGCATGATGAAGCCGACATATTTGACGGTCACGACGAGGATCATCGCCCACAGGGCCAGCGAGACGACGCCCAGGATTTCCGGACGCGTCACGCCATCGCCGGCGGCGGCGTGCAGGGCTTCCTTGAAGGCGTATAGCGGCGAAGTGCCGATATCGCCGAAGACCACACCGATCGAACCAAGCGCCAGCGCCCAGAAGCTGGCGTGGTGTCCGTGACCTTCGGAATGATGTTGTGAGGGTTTATGCGCGGAAGCTGTATCCGCTCCGGTCTTGTCGCCGGCAGGGTCCGAGGCGCTGGCGGCAGGACTGGCCTCGGCAGGGGTATCCCCGATCATGCAATATCTCCTGAGAGACCACGTTCGATGGTCCTCGCTTGAACGGCGGGCCTCTTACGCCCATTTGTAACCGGATTCAATGCACATTGCATCCACCCCCGCCCATGGGTTGCCGATTCCACTAGGAATAGCAGTCAAATTATCGTAATTACGGAGGGATCATGTCCGACAGTCAGAGATTTCCCGTCGCCGCGCATACCCTGGCCTATCTGGCTCACAAAGGGGCCTATTCGCGCGAACAGGCCGTGTCCTCCTCCGTGCTGGCGGCCTCCATCCCCACCAATCCGGTCGTCATCCGCCGCATGACCACGCAACTGGCCAAGGCCGGTCTGGTCGACACCTGCTCGGGCGTCTCCGGCGGCACGTGGCTTTTGAGGCCTGCGGAGAAGATTCCGCTGGATCAGGTGCTGCACGCCGTACATGGCTGCGCGCATCTGGGGTCTGCGCCTCCGGGCGCGGACGGCTGCCCCGTGGGTCAGGCCATCCCGAAAGCCGTGTCAGGCGCCATGAAGGCCGCCAATGCCGCGGCGACCGACACCCTTTCGCGTATCACCGTCGCCGACCTCATCCGGAATATCTGATGCGCAGACTGGCTCTTATCACCGGCGCAACCTCGGGCATCGGCCTGGCGTTTGCCCGCGTCTATGCCGGTCACGGTTGGGACGTGGTGGTGACGGGCCGTCGTCAGGACCGTCTGGAAAAGCTGGTAGAGGAAATCCGCCTGCGCTTCGGCGTCGAGGCGCACTTTATTGTTGCCGATCTGGCTGAGCCCGGAACGCCGCAAAAACTGGTCGATCACGTCACGGCACTGGGCCGCAAGGTCGACGGGCTGATCAACAATGCCGGCTACGGCCTGCCCGAAGGTTTTGTCGGCAACCCGTTTCCGTCGCACGGCGCGTTTTTACGCGTGCTGATGTATGCGCCGACCGAGTTGGCGCATATGGTCCTGCCCGGCATGATCGAGCAGAAGTTCGGGCGCATCGTCAATGTGTCGTCGCTGGCCTCGTACCTGCCCGCCTCGCCCGGCGATACGCTCTATGCGCCGGTAAAGGCCTATCTGACGCGCTTTTCGCAAGGCCTGCATCTTGAGGCGCGCGACCACGGCGTGCACGTCAGCGCCCTGTGCCCCGGCTATACCTATTCGGAATTCCACGACGTGACCGGTTCGCGCGAACGCATCAGTCAGGCGACGCCGGAATGGATGTGGATGGGCGCCGATGAGGTGGCGCGCGAAGGTTATCAGGCCGCCGAAGCCAACCGCGCCATCTGCGTACCCGGCGCGCCTAACAAGTTCCTGGCGGCGCTGTTGAAGATCATGCCGGACGACTGGGCGCTGGAGCTGATCTCCAACCATCTGCGCAAGATGGTGCGGTAAAGCTACGACCCGCTATAGGGGTGCGCGGCTGCCGGGACGATGATGTCGTGGGTAACGGTCGAAATGGCCGAAATAATGATCTGCACCGACAGGGCACACAGGATCAGGCCCAGCACCCGGATGACCACCACCATGCCGACACGCCCCAGCATCTTCGAAATGTGCCCGGTGAAGAAGAAGGTCAGCAGCACCGCCAGCGCCGTGGTCAGAATGGCCCCCAACCCTACCGCCATGCCGGTAATTCCGTATTTCTGCGCTTCACCCGCCTGAATGATGACGGTCGAGATGGCCCCCGGTCCGATCAACAGCGGGATAGCAAAGGGCACGACGAACTTTTCAAAGGTCTTCTTGGCGCGGTCGCGGCCGCGGATCGGCGCGCCGTGGGCGTCCAGCGTATCCTCGGTCAGGGATTCGGTTTCCTCGAACATGGCGAGAAAATCGCCGCGCGTCATGTCGAGCCCCAACAGGAACAGAAGAATGCCGCCGGCGATGCGGAAGGCGTCCATCGAAATCCCGAAGAACTGCAACAGCGCCAGACCGGTAAAGAAGAAGAAGCTGAGGAACAGGGCGGCAAAGGCCGAGATATAGACCACCAACCAGCGGCGCGCCGATTCCGACTGCGTCCGCGTTGCCGCCGCGAAGATCGGCACATTGCCGATAGGATCGAGCAGGGCGAACAGGGTGATGAAGAAGTTCACATAAAGCTCGACCAGCCCTAACGATCCACCCGTCATGCCTCACCCTCCTGAAAGCGATTCTGTTTCTATCAGAGGCGGCAAAACGGTTACAGGAAAAACTTTCACGGCGCCCTGACAGAGCCCTGTCACGTTTTCCCCATTGTACCCCCGGGAATCCGGTGTATGTGAGGCCAGATTTTTCTCAGGAGCACGCCATGACCCTGCCAGCCGACCCCCGCGTCATTGTCGCCCTCGATGAGCCCGATCTGGCCTCGGCCCGCCGTCTGGTGCAGGTGCTTGGCGACCACGTCAGCTATTACAAAATCGGCCTGACTCTTTTGGGACAGGGCGGTCTGTCTCTCACCGAAGAGCTTGGCGCGCAAGGCAAGCAGGTGTTTCAGGACTGGAAACTGCACGATATCGGCGCACAGGTCGAAGGCGCGACGGAAGCCATTTCGCGCGGGGCCTGCGACATGCTGACCGTCCACGCCGAGCCTCAGGTGATGAAGGCCGCCGTTCGCGGTCGTCAGGGCCATACGAAGCTTCTGGGCGTGACCGTCATGACTACGCTGAAACAGGACGATCTGGACGAGATGGGCTACGGCATGGCGCTGGAAGACCTCGTCAAGCGCCGCGTGGATCAGGCGGTCGCGGCCGGCATGGATGGCGTGGTGGCCAGTCCGCACGAAGCGGCGATGATCCGCGCCCGCGTGCCTGCTGATTTTCTGATCATCACCCCCGGCGTGCGTCCGGAATGGGCCGACGCCAACGATCAGAAGCGCATCGCCACCCCCGCCGACGCCATCCGCAACGGAGCGACTCATATGGTCATCGGCCGCCCGATCACACGCGCTCCCGATCCGGTGGTGGCGGTTCAGGCGATTCTGGCGGAACTGGCTTGATTCCATACCTAGTGGCCTAGCCAGGAGGGCGTGGAGCATCAAAAATCGCTGACAATGCCCTTGCGCTCCCAGTCGCCGTAGCGCGTGGGTTCCAGCCCCGCCGGGCCGCCATCCTCGACGGGCCGTTCCGCCGTCTCTTTTTCGGCCTGAGCGCGGCGTTCTTCGGCCTCGGCCAGAGCGCGCTGCGCCGCCGGGCTCAGAATTTTTTCCGGCGCGGCATTCGTTTCAGCATCGTCAATTGATTGCGAAGTCGTTTCGCCGTTTTTTTCAGATGACATTTTCGTAAGCGCCTTAAATTCGTCTGCGATTTCCTTATATGTAGCGTCTGTGCAGTGTCACTGCAATCTCTATACTTAGGAGCCTCTTAACTATGAACCCGTTCAAGACCTTTATGCTTCTGGCTGGTATGACCGCGCTGTTCGGCGCGATCGGTCTGGCGATTGGCGGGCCTGCGGGTATGCTGATCGCGTTGGGTCTGGCGTTGGCCATGAACGCCTTCGCCTACTGGAACTCCGATAAGATGGTGCTGAAAGCCTATCAGGCCGAGCCCGTCGATCCGTCGACCGCCACCGGCCTGATCCGCAACTATTATGACGACATCGCCGAGATGAGCCACCGCGCGGGCCTGCCCATGCCGGCGGTCTATATCATTCACAACGATCAGCCCAACGCCTTCGCCACCGGCCGCAACCCGCAAAACGCTGCCGTGGCCGCCACGACCGGCCTGTTGCGCATGCTGGACCG
Encoded proteins:
- a CDS encoding argininosuccinate synthase, whose amino-acid sequence is MSSEASSPAEKPVKKVVLAYSGGLDTSIILKWLQTEYNAEVVTFTADLGQGEELEPARKKAELLGIKPENIYIEDLREEFVRDFVFPMFRANTVYEGQYLLGTSIARPLIAKTQIEIARKVGADAVCHGATGKGNDQVRFELGYYGLEPDIRVIAPWREWDFASRESLLAFAEQHQIPIAKDKRGDAPFSVDANLLHSSSEGKVLEDPAVEAPEFVYQRTIAPEAAPDQPTVFTIDFEKGDPVAINGEALSPAALLTRLNQLGHDNGVGRLDLVENRFVGMKSRGVYETPGGTILLAAHRGIESITLDRGAMHLKDELMPKYASLVYNGFWFSPEREMLQAAIDYSQAKVTGRVTVKLYKGNTTVIGRESPYSLYDQDLVTFEEGKVAYDHRDAAGFIKLNALRLRVAAKRDARDVK
- a CDS encoding potassium transporter Kup, whose translation is MIGDTPAEASPAASASDPAGDKTGADTASAHKPSQHHSEGHGHHASFWALALGSIGVVFGDIGTSPLYAFKEALHAAAGDGVTRPEILGVVSLALWAMILVVTVKYVGFIMRADNKGEGGVLSLMALAQQAIGKRTAIVFTLGIIGAALFYGDAVITPAMSVLSAVEGLRTIPALENSISTELVLIIAGVMLIGLFAFQSHGTAKVGLLFGPVCAVWFATMALLGVSQFVANPQILMAINPGYAVQFLAEHGLAGFIVLGAVFLTVTGAEALTADMGHFGRWPIQAAWLFFVLPCLTLNYLGQGALALTVLETAQAAGKPFEEMNWFFEMAPLGLRLPLVLLAGLATVVASQAVITGAFSLTQQAIQLGLLPRLNVKRTSETQEGQIFVPQLNSMLLIGVIVVMVTFQTSSALAHAYGLAVTGTMVVTTLMAAIVMRQMWKWGWPRVLAFIIPFIILDFAFLSANMLRFLSGGWLPVLIGACLFTVMATWVRGSGILFEKSRRDSVLLTDLIEMLKARPPHRVPGTAIFLTSDAEIAPVALMHNLKHNKILHEKNIILTVDTRNIPRVHESERITIEKLDEDFKRVTVHYGFMESPNLPKALGICRKQGLKFDIMATSFFLGRRSVVASATSGMPLWQDRLFIFLMRNATNPTEFFHIPPGRVVELGTQVSV
- a CDS encoding Rrf2 family transcriptional regulator translates to MSDSQRFPVAAHTLAYLAHKGAYSREQAVSSSVLAASIPTNPVVIRRMTTQLAKAGLVDTCSGVSGGTWLLRPAEKIPLDQVLHAVHGCAHLGSAPPGADGCPVGQAIPKAVSGAMKAANAAATDTLSRITVADLIRNI
- a CDS encoding SDR family oxidoreductase: MMRRLALITGATSGIGLAFARVYAGHGWDVVVTGRRQDRLEKLVEEIRLRFGVEAHFIVADLAEPGTPQKLVDHVTALGRKVDGLINNAGYGLPEGFVGNPFPSHGAFLRVLMYAPTELAHMVLPGMIEQKFGRIVNVSSLASYLPASPGDTLYAPVKAYLTRFSQGLHLEARDHGVHVSALCPGYTYSEFHDVTGSRERISQATPEWMWMGADEVAREGYQAAEANRAICVPGAPNKFLAALLKIMPDDWALELISNHLRKMVR
- a CDS encoding MarC family protein → MTGGSLGLVELYVNFFITLFALLDPIGNVPIFAAATRTQSESARRWLVVYISAFAALFLSFFFFTGLALLQFFGISMDAFRIAGGILLFLLGLDMTRGDFLAMFEETESLTEDTLDAHGAPIRGRDRAKKTFEKFVVPFAIPLLIGPGAISTVIIQAGEAQKYGITGMAVGLGAILTTALAVLLTFFFTGHISKMLGRVGMVVVIRVLGLILCALSVQIIISAISTVTHDIIVPAAAHPYSGS
- the pyrF gene encoding orotidine-5'-phosphate decarboxylase; this translates as MPADPRVIVALDEPDLASARRLVQVLGDHVSYYKIGLTLLGQGGLSLTEELGAQGKQVFQDWKLHDIGAQVEGATEAISRGACDMLTVHAEPQVMKAAVRGRQGHTKLLGVTVMTTLKQDDLDEMGYGMALEDLVKRRVDQAVAAGMDGVVASPHEAAMIRARVPADFLIITPGVRPEWADANDQKRIATPADAIRNGATHMVIGRPITRAPDPVVAVQAILAELA
- a CDS encoding DUF1674 domain-containing protein; the encoded protein is MSSEKNGETTSQSIDDAETNAAPEKILSPAAQRALAEAEERRAQAEKETAERPVEDGGPAGLEPTRYGDWERKGIVSDF